The Kroppenstedtia pulmonis genome has a segment encoding these proteins:
- a CDS encoding DUF402 domain-containing protein, whose amino-acid sequence MSHLMKSGKVLSIVSFKHNGAFHRSWSRSVVLDPGEPLLLANRNVEVLESNGERWVTEGLAICQFYRYKWFNIILLMEKDRLQRYYCNIASPVQIDKDTLTYVDYDLDLIVDPNLNYSWLDEEEYQYNQKRMEYPEKLTQQIRQAASELERKVQLHQLPFHPEFVRQGYHLYLQYEKQLMGWK is encoded by the coding sequence TTGAGTCATCTTATGAAAAGTGGAAAGGTATTGTCAATTGTCAGCTTTAAGCATAATGGAGCTTTTCACCGTTCCTGGTCCCGGTCTGTTGTATTGGATCCAGGTGAGCCCCTTCTATTGGCCAATCGAAATGTAGAAGTACTGGAATCAAATGGAGAGAGATGGGTGACAGAGGGGCTGGCAATTTGCCAGTTTTACCGGTATAAATGGTTTAATATCATTTTGTTGATGGAAAAGGATCGTCTTCAACGGTATTACTGCAATATTGCTTCACCGGTTCAAATTGACAAGGACACGCTGACTTATGTGGATTATGATCTCGATCTGATCGTTGACCCCAACCTGAATTACAGCTGGTTGGATGAAGAAGAGTATCAGTACAACCAAAAGAGAATGGAATACCCGGAAAAGTTGACACAACAAATTAGACAGGCGGCTTCTGAACTGGAGCGGAAAGTTCAACTCCACCAGCTACCATTTCATCCCGAGTTTGTACGGCAAGGGTATCATCTATACCTTCAATATGAAAAACAGTTAATGGGGTGGAAGTGA
- the lepB gene encoding signal peptidase I: MRKWRGTASWMRTVLLAVSVALVINHFGLALSVVNGTSMKPTLEDGDRLLINKLYYWFEEPARGDVITFKDPSHKGRYLVKRVVGIPGDRIEVQGGELYRNGKRVKEPYIDSKIEDGNYGPVTVKPGNFFVMGDNRHRHASRDSRYKSVGLVSDAWIEGKVELILWRPSLATSL, translated from the coding sequence ATGCGTAAGTGGCGGGGGACGGCTTCCTGGATGAGGACGGTTTTGCTTGCGGTGTCGGTGGCTTTGGTCATCAACCACTTCGGACTCGCTTTGTCCGTGGTCAACGGCACATCCATGAAGCCAACTTTGGAAGATGGTGACAGACTTCTTATCAACAAACTATACTATTGGTTTGAAGAACCTGCCCGGGGAGATGTTATAACCTTCAAGGATCCTTCTCATAAGGGAAGATATCTGGTGAAGCGAGTGGTGGGGATTCCCGGTGATCGTATCGAGGTTCAAGGAGGTGAGCTTTACCGAAATGGGAAGCGGGTAAAAGAACCATACATTGATTCAAAAATTGAAGACGGAAATTATGGTCCGGTGACCGTTAAACCCGGCAACTTTTTCGTCATGGGTGATAATCGTCACCGCCATGCCAGCCGGGACAGTCGGTACAAGAGTGTAGGGTTGGTATCGGATGCCTGGATTGAAGGAAAAGTGGAGTTGATTTTGTGGCGTCCTTCCTTGGCTACGTCTCTTTGA
- the codY gene encoding GTP-sensing pleiotropic transcriptional regulator CodY, with the protein MDLLTKTRRISRILQKNISHHLVDFDQVAEALSDVIGANIYVVSPEGEILGLGINHEIENDRMEKYLKDRQFPEEYTKLLMEVDKTSSNVSVESPYTAYPTEMKDMFKHGYTTLVPIIGGGDHLGTLVLSRINEEFVDDDLVLAEYGGTVVGMEILRERAGKIEDEARSRAVVQLAINSLSFSELEAAEHIFNELEGTEGLLVASKIADRVGITRSVIVNALRKLESAGVVESRSLGMKGTYIKILNPKLLPALEKARS; encoded by the coding sequence ATGGATTTGTTGACGAAGACGCGGCGAATTTCCCGCATTTTGCAAAAAAATATCAGTCATCACCTGGTGGACTTTGATCAGGTGGCGGAAGCTTTATCTGACGTGATTGGGGCCAACATTTATGTTGTCAGTCCCGAAGGTGAAATTTTGGGATTGGGGATCAACCATGAAATCGAAAACGATCGCATGGAAAAGTATTTGAAAGATCGCCAATTCCCTGAAGAATATACAAAGCTGCTGATGGAAGTGGACAAGACTTCTTCCAATGTAAGTGTGGAAAGCCCTTATACGGCATATCCCACGGAAATGAAAGACATGTTTAAGCATGGCTATACCACGCTTGTTCCCATCATCGGCGGAGGGGATCACTTGGGTACATTGGTACTGTCCCGGATCAATGAGGAATTTGTCGATGATGATCTCGTTCTTGCTGAATACGGAGGAACCGTTGTTGGCATGGAAATCCTTCGGGAGCGTGCCGGCAAGATTGAAGATGAAGCCCGGAGTCGAGCAGTTGTCCAATTGGCGATCAATTCCCTCTCCTTCAGTGAACTGGAAGCTGCCGAACATATCTTCAATGAGTTGGAGGGTACCGAAGGGTTGTTGGTTGCCAGCAAAATTGCCGACCGGGTTGGCATTACCCGTTCTGTTATCGTCAATGCCCTTCGGAAGCTGGAAAGTGCCGGTGTAGTAGAATCCCGTTCCCTGGGAATGAAGGGGACCTATATCAAAATTTTGAATCCCAAACTGTTGCCTGCCCTTGAAAAAGCCCGCAGCTGA
- a CDS encoding ABC transporter ATP-binding protein, which translates to MGSIRRYIRFIVPYKKEIVATMVIGLLKFGIPLLLPLILKYVVDDILLTDLSTKEKTDQLIWILVGSLFVFTVLRYPIEYYRQYFAQWTASRVLFDVRNRLFDHLQKLSLRYYNNQKVGQIISRVIHDVEQTKEFVVTGMMNIWLDMATLCIAVAIMMWMDPWMTLVSLAVFPLYGIAVKYFYQGLRRLTKERSQALAEMQGHLHERVQGISVIRAFNLEKHEQDQFDQRNRFFLDRSLAHARWNGRTFAVVNTITDIAPILLIAFAGYQVIGGQVTIGEMTAFYGYLNLIYSPIRRLVNASTTLTQALASMDRVFEFLDVSYDIKDRPDAVELQRAKGDIQFQDVHFRYQREGEDVLKGVNLHIHPGQTIALVGMSGGGKSSMVSLIPRFYDIQEGHLLIDGRDVRDWTLSSLRSQVGMVLQDNLLFSGTVLDNIQMGQIDAPFEKVVEAAKAANAHDFIMALPQQYETEVGERGVKLSGGQKQRVAIARVFLKDPAILVLDEATSALDLKSEQLIQESLQRLAENRTTLIVAHRLSTITHADRICLVEEGRIVESGTHDELIALDGRYARLYNVQNLDSRPASVKDYQNTP; encoded by the coding sequence GTGGGGAGCATTCGAAGGTATATTCGGTTTATCGTTCCATATAAAAAAGAAATAGTAGCCACCATGGTGATTGGTCTTCTGAAATTTGGAATTCCTCTTCTCCTCCCCCTGATTCTCAAATATGTTGTGGACGATATTCTTTTGACCGATCTGTCAACGAAGGAGAAGACAGATCAATTGATCTGGATCTTGGTGGGATCCTTGTTTGTCTTTACAGTACTTCGGTATCCGATTGAATATTACCGTCAATATTTTGCCCAATGGACTGCCAGTCGCGTTCTCTTCGATGTTCGAAATCGTTTATTTGACCATCTGCAAAAATTATCACTCCGTTATTACAATAACCAAAAAGTGGGACAGATTATTTCCCGGGTAATTCACGATGTGGAGCAAACCAAGGAATTTGTGGTAACCGGGATGATGAATATATGGCTGGATATGGCTACTTTGTGTATTGCAGTGGCGATTATGATGTGGATGGATCCGTGGATGACGTTGGTATCACTGGCGGTATTTCCCTTGTATGGGATTGCGGTAAAGTACTTTTATCAAGGGTTGCGCAGATTAACCAAGGAGCGTTCCCAGGCACTGGCGGAGATGCAGGGGCACCTGCATGAGAGAGTACAGGGAATATCGGTTATCCGAGCCTTTAATCTGGAAAAACACGAACAAGATCAATTTGATCAACGAAACCGATTTTTTCTGGACCGCTCTTTGGCCCACGCAAGGTGGAACGGACGGACCTTTGCTGTTGTAAACACCATTACAGACATCGCTCCGATCCTGTTGATTGCCTTTGCCGGTTATCAGGTAATTGGCGGTCAGGTAACAATTGGTGAAATGACCGCTTTCTACGGCTATCTGAATCTGATCTATTCCCCGATTCGTCGGCTGGTCAATGCTTCCACTACGCTGACTCAGGCTTTGGCATCCATGGACCGGGTTTTTGAATTCCTGGATGTCTCTTATGATATCAAGGATCGACCTGATGCCGTCGAATTGCAGCGGGCAAAGGGAGATATACAATTTCAGGATGTTCACTTCCGCTATCAAAGGGAAGGAGAGGATGTTTTAAAAGGAGTAAACTTGCACATTCACCCAGGCCAAACGATTGCTCTGGTGGGAATGAGCGGTGGCGGTAAATCATCCATGGTGTCACTGATCCCTCGTTTTTATGATATACAGGAAGGTCATTTATTGATCGATGGGAGAGATGTAAGAGATTGGACATTGTCCAGTTTGCGTTCCCAGGTGGGGATGGTGTTGCAGGATAATCTTCTGTTCAGTGGGACCGTATTGGACAACATCCAGATGGGTCAAATCGATGCACCCTTTGAAAAGGTGGTGGAGGCGGCGAAAGCGGCAAACGCCCATGATTTTATTATGGCACTTCCACAGCAGTATGAAACGGAGGTCGGGGAACGGGGGGTAAAGCTCTCCGGCGGGCAGAAACAACGGGTTGCCATCGCAAGAGTTTTTCTTAAGGATCCGGCGATCCTGGTTTTGGATGAGGCAACATCTGCCCTGGATTTAAAATCAGAACAATTGATCCAGGAATCCCTTCAACGTCTGGCGGAAAACCGGACGACATTGATTGTGGCACACCGTCTTTCCACGATTACCCATGCTGATCGTATTTGTTTGGTGGAAGAGGGACGGATAGTGGAAAGTGGCACTCATGATGAACTGATAGCCTTAGACGGACGGTATGCCCGCCTGTACAATGTGCAGAATCTCGATTCAAGGCCCGCCTCTGTCAAGGATTACCAAAACACTCCATGA
- a CDS encoding anti-sigma regulatory factor, with product MELSFPVKYEWDIVSIRSEIRELARQHGFSDLDQARIVQSVSELARNVIHHADEGSVHVQLIEEEERSGIRIVVQDYGPGIADLDPIIRMTESPAVMEGSGLKKVKELMDDFSIRGAEGQGTCVTVYKWKSTITSHGL from the coding sequence ATGGAATTATCATTCCCGGTGAAATATGAGTGGGATATTGTCTCCATAAGGAGTGAAATACGGGAATTGGCCCGGCAACATGGATTCAGCGATTTGGATCAGGCACGGATTGTACAGTCCGTTTCAGAATTGGCCCGCAATGTGATTCATCATGCCGATGAAGGCTCGGTTCATGTCCAGTTAATAGAGGAGGAAGAGAGATCGGGCATACGAATTGTAGTCCAAGATTATGGGCCTGGTATTGCCGATCTCGATCCTATCATTCGCATGACAGAGTCTCCGGCAGTGATGGAAGGATCCGGTTTGAAAAAGGTTAAAGAACTGATGGATGACTTTTCAATTCGAGGAGCAGAAGGACAAGGAACCTGCGTCACAGTTTACAAATGGAAATCCACCATCACCTCCCATGGCTTGTGA
- the cyoE gene encoding heme o synthase translates to MERPVTQDSSSVILPGEESVTAAKATWRDYWELTKPGINRANLIAVFTGYWLAGYASFDLVLLLAVLLGTALVIAGGCVVNNFIDRDIDPLMERTRNRAVPAGRIKPQTALWMGIVLFILGMVVLAGFANPLAALLAGIGFLVYVFAYTVWTKRTTPWNTLVGSFSGALPPMIGWVAVTGTLDAVAGVLFMIMFVWQFPHFYALAILKERDYRAAGVPMLPVVKGVAETKLQIMLFTLMMLPASLLLYLLGAASWIYFISALILGSVWIILAFKGWSGNDQTWARKMFLFSLLYLPLLQIAMFVDPLVLG, encoded by the coding sequence GTGGAACGACCCGTGACGCAGGATTCCTCAAGCGTGATCCTGCCTGGCGAGGAGTCTGTAACGGCGGCCAAAGCTACCTGGCGGGATTATTGGGAACTGACAAAACCGGGAATCAACCGAGCCAATCTCATTGCGGTTTTTACCGGATACTGGTTGGCCGGGTACGCATCCTTTGATCTTGTTCTACTGCTGGCAGTTCTGTTGGGAACAGCTTTGGTGATTGCCGGAGGGTGTGTGGTCAACAATTTTATCGATCGGGATATCGATCCTTTGATGGAGAGAACCCGAAACCGGGCGGTTCCGGCTGGTCGGATTAAACCGCAAACGGCACTTTGGATGGGCATCGTACTCTTTATCTTGGGCATGGTGGTTTTGGCGGGCTTTGCGAACCCACTCGCTGCGCTGTTGGCAGGCATCGGTTTTCTGGTGTATGTGTTTGCCTATACAGTATGGACGAAACGGACCACTCCTTGGAACACATTGGTTGGCAGTTTTTCCGGTGCGCTTCCGCCGATGATCGGTTGGGTTGCCGTTACTGGTACCCTGGATGCAGTGGCAGGGGTTTTGTTTATGATCATGTTTGTTTGGCAGTTCCCCCATTTTTATGCTCTGGCAATATTGAAAGAGCGGGATTACCGGGCAGCTGGAGTTCCCATGTTGCCAGTGGTTAAAGGGGTAGCTGAAACCAAACTGCAGATTATGTTGTTCACCCTGATGATGTTGCCAGCCTCATTGTTGTTGTATCTATTGGGTGCTGCCAGTTGGATTTATTTTATATCGGCACTCATTTTAGGATCCGTGTGGATCATTCTGGCGTTTAAAGGCTGGTCAGGAAATGATCAGACATGGGCCCGGAAAATGTTTTTATTTTCCTTATTGTATTTACCTTTGTTGCAAATAGCCATGTTTGTTGACCCATTGGTCCTTGGATAA
- the coxB gene encoding cytochrome c oxidase subunit II yields MSRGKNLGRILFLFAIFALLLVGCEEPSKSALDPQAVEGQEQFAIIKLSIYIMTFVVAVVMIIFFYVLIRYRAKPGDDSIPEQVEGSTKLEVLWTVIPIILLVILAIPTLTTTFSLAEEPDKEENPVKVKVVAHQYWWEFEYPELGIKTAQELHLPKGRTVSFDLEARDVIHSFWIPGLAGKQDMVPGRTTFKKLTPTKVGKFDGRCAELCGAGHALMNFEVVVSEEKDFQKWVEARQNPQSQPQNAVEERGKEVFTQNCMSCHAIEGADIARKGTTAPNLTGFGERDKVAGLLENNDENLEKWLKAPDKIKPGTYMPSFDYLNNKDMDSLKEYLKSLK; encoded by the coding sequence ATGAGTCGAGGGAAAAACCTGGGGCGCATATTGTTCTTGTTCGCCATATTTGCTCTTCTGTTAGTGGGATGTGAAGAGCCGAGTAAATCCGCTCTTGATCCACAAGCAGTGGAGGGGCAGGAACAGTTTGCCATCATTAAACTCAGTATCTACATCATGACTTTCGTTGTTGCTGTCGTGATGATCATATTCTTCTATGTCCTGATTCGATATCGTGCCAAACCGGGGGATGACAGTATTCCCGAACAGGTGGAGGGGAGCACCAAGCTGGAGGTTCTCTGGACGGTGATTCCGATCATCCTGTTGGTGATCCTGGCGATTCCCACTTTGACCACAACCTTCTCATTGGCAGAGGAGCCGGATAAAGAAGAAAACCCGGTCAAGGTAAAGGTGGTTGCTCACCAATATTGGTGGGAGTTTGAATACCCCGAGTTGGGAATCAAAACTGCCCAAGAGTTGCATCTGCCCAAGGGCAGAACGGTCAGTTTTGACTTAGAAGCACGGGATGTCATTCACTCTTTCTGGATTCCGGGACTTGCCGGGAAACAGGATATGGTTCCTGGAAGAACAACCTTTAAAAAGCTTACACCTACCAAGGTCGGTAAGTTTGACGGGCGGTGTGCAGAACTTTGCGGTGCTGGACACGCGTTGATGAACTTTGAAGTGGTTGTCAGCGAAGAAAAGGATTTCCAAAAATGGGTGGAGGCACGTCAAAATCCCCAATCTCAACCACAAAATGCTGTGGAAGAGCGAGGGAAGGAAGTTTTCACTCAAAACTGTATGAGCTGTCACGCCATTGAGGGTGCAGATATTGCCCGTAAAGGGACCACGGCACCGAACCTGACTGGCTTCGGTGAACGGGATAAAGTAGCAGGGCTGCTGGAAAACAATGATGAAAACCTGGAAAAGTGGTTAAAAGCCCCTGATAAGATTAAGCCGGGAACCTATATGCCGTCCTTTGACTACTTAAACAACAAAGATATGGACTCATTGAAAGAGTACTTGAAGAGCCTGAAATAA
- the ctaD gene encoding cytochrome c oxidase subunit I — MYLAAGGLFFVIGGIEALLIRMQLFYPNNDFMVGDTFNELLSMHGTTMIFFVAMPLLFALMNVAIPLQIGARDVAFPFLNSLGFWLFFAGGVLLNFGWIFGNAPDAGWTNYVPIALNEYSPGTGIDYYVLGLQISGIGTLIGGLNFLVTIINMRAPGMSLLRMPMFTWTSFIASALILFGFPPLTAGLILTMFDRLFDANFFDVVMGGNPVVWQHLFWIFGHPEVYIVILPAFGIMSEVISTFSKKRLFGYTSMVFATVLIGFLGFMVWAHHMYAVGMGPVANSIFAVATMAIAVPTGIKVFNWLFTMWGGKIQYTTAMLFACGFIPTFVLGGVTGIMLASPPGDYQYHDSYFVVAHFHYVLVGGTVFGIFAGCYYWWPKMFGHVLNEKLGKWHFWLFFIGFHMTFFVQHFMGLFGMPRRVFTYQPEDGLTLINQISTVGAFLMGFSMIFLFWNLIQSARKAEPCGDDPWDGRTLEWALPSPAPEYNFAQMPKVRSIDALWYEKMKGNKGPEPSEPLQRIHMPSPTHWPFVMTVGFFIAGLGFVFRANEVATMGLLMVFTTMFVYSFEQDHGYYIEVDELKKSKKGAKA; from the coding sequence ATGTATCTCGCAGCAGGTGGTCTCTTCTTTGTCATCGGTGGTATTGAAGCGTTACTGATCCGGATGCAACTCTTTTATCCCAACAATGATTTTATGGTGGGAGACACCTTTAACGAATTGTTATCCATGCATGGCACCACCATGATTTTCTTTGTGGCAATGCCGTTGCTATTCGCCTTGATGAACGTGGCGATCCCGTTGCAAATCGGAGCAAGGGATGTTGCTTTTCCGTTTTTGAACTCCCTGGGCTTTTGGCTGTTTTTTGCCGGAGGGGTCTTACTCAACTTCGGTTGGATATTTGGAAATGCACCAGACGCCGGCTGGACGAACTACGTTCCTATTGCCCTAAATGAATACAGTCCAGGTACGGGAATTGACTACTATGTATTGGGTCTTCAGATATCAGGAATTGGGACACTTATCGGGGGTCTGAACTTCCTGGTAACGATCATCAATATGCGGGCGCCAGGTATGTCTTTGCTGCGGATGCCTATGTTCACTTGGACATCGTTTATCGCTTCCGCACTGATTCTCTTCGGCTTTCCGCCATTGACTGCAGGTCTGATCCTGACTATGTTTGATCGTCTCTTTGACGCAAACTTCTTCGATGTGGTGATGGGTGGTAACCCGGTAGTCTGGCAACACTTGTTCTGGATTTTTGGTCATCCGGAAGTGTACATTGTTATTTTGCCTGCCTTCGGGATTATGTCTGAAGTAATCAGTACCTTCTCCAAAAAACGTTTGTTTGGTTATACCTCCATGGTATTTGCGACTGTGCTGATTGGCTTCCTGGGCTTTATGGTCTGGGCTCACCATATGTATGCGGTGGGAATGGGTCCGGTGGCAAACTCTATATTTGCGGTTGCCACGATGGCCATCGCAGTACCGACGGGTATCAAGGTCTTTAACTGGTTATTTACCATGTGGGGCGGTAAAATCCAATATACGACTGCCATGCTGTTTGCATGCGGATTTATTCCAACCTTTGTGTTGGGCGGCGTAACCGGAATTATGCTGGCTTCACCCCCAGGAGATTACCAGTATCATGACAGTTACTTCGTTGTGGCTCACTTCCACTATGTTCTGGTGGGTGGTACCGTATTTGGTATTTTTGCCGGATGTTACTATTGGTGGCCGAAAATGTTTGGACACGTTTTGAATGAAAAGCTTGGAAAATGGCATTTCTGGCTGTTCTTTATCGGCTTCCACATGACTTTCTTTGTTCAACACTTTATGGGATTGTTCGGAATGCCACGTCGGGTGTTTACCTATCAACCGGAGGACGGGTTGACTTTGATCAACCAGATCAGTACCGTCGGAGCGTTCCTAATGGGATTCAGCATGATTTTCTTGTTCTGGAATCTGATCCAGAGTGCACGTAAAGCGGAGCCATGTGGTGATGATCCCTGGGATGGTCGTACTCTGGAATGGGCGCTTCCTTCTCCTGCCCCTGAGTATAACTTTGCCCAAATGCCCAAAGTACGGAGTATCGATGCTTTGTGGTATGAAAAAATGAAGGGTAACAAGGGACCGGAACCCTCTGAACCGTTGCAGAGGATTCACATGCCGTCTCCTACCCATTGGCCTTTTGTAATGACAGTCGGATTTTTTATCGCCGGTCTCGGATTTGTCTTCCGTGCCAATGAAGTGGCGACCATGGGCTTGTTGATGGTATTTACCACCATGTTTGTCTACTCCTTTGAGCAGGATCATGGCTATTATATTGAAGTGGATGAATTGAAAAAGTCGAAGAAAGGGGCGAAGGCATAA
- a CDS encoding cytochrome (ubi)quinol oxidase subunit III, giving the protein MGAHEQANTSNLPPHPERATMEGRNKVLGFWLFIGAETVLFAGLFGAYLALKDSNMGGPTTQELYNLPMIGVATLILLVSSLTSVLGVVGLHQNNVKKVKLWFWITVALGFSFLALEIYEFYEYSMMGHRFTGSAFGSAFYTLLGTHGAHVLFGVLWISGILIQLHRRGMDLHMAPKFYVASLYWHFIDVIWVFIFTVVYLMGKV; this is encoded by the coding sequence ATGGGTGCACATGAGCAGGCGAACACCTCCAATTTGCCGCCCCATCCGGAAAGAGCAACCATGGAAGGGCGGAACAAAGTACTCGGCTTTTGGCTCTTCATTGGCGCAGAAACAGTTCTTTTCGCCGGTTTGTTCGGGGCCTATCTGGCACTGAAAGATTCCAACATGGGGGGGCCCACTACTCAAGAGTTATACAACCTTCCCATGATCGGTGTGGCAACGCTCATCCTGTTGGTCAGTAGTTTGACCAGTGTATTGGGTGTTGTGGGACTGCATCAGAACAACGTGAAGAAAGTAAAGCTCTGGTTTTGGATTACGGTTGCTCTGGGTTTTTCATTCCTCGCTTTGGAGATCTATGAGTTCTATGAGTACTCGATGATGGGACACAGATTTACGGGAAGTGCCTTTGGTTCTGCTTTCTATACGCTATTGGGAACACATGGTGCTCACGTTCTGTTTGGTGTTCTCTGGATCTCCGGCATCCTGATTCAGTTGCACCGCCGGGGAATGGATCTTCACATGGCGCCCAAGTTTTATGTCGCCAGCTTGTACTGGCACTTTATCGATGTAATTTGGGTGTTCATCTTTACCGTCGTCTATCTGATGGGGAAGGTGTGA
- a CDS encoding cytochrome C oxidase subunit IV family protein, with the protein METKAQENQNQDVQPVETETKHVISFAVMIVITAISFGAVIMDVIPIGMVIPIILVLALIQVMMQFFTFMHLDYKKEKMTVTFVMSGLLFALICALGVALIS; encoded by the coding sequence ATGGAAACGAAGGCACAAGAAAATCAGAATCAAGATGTACAGCCAGTGGAAACAGAGACCAAGCATGTTATTTCCTTTGCAGTGATGATTGTCATCACGGCAATCTCCTTTGGCGCTGTGATAATGGATGTTATTCCGATTGGAATGGTAATCCCCATTATCTTGGTATTGGCGCTTATTCAGGTGATGATGCAGTTTTTCACCTTTATGCATTTGGATTATAAAAAAGAGAAAATGACCGTTACCTTTGTCATGTCAGGTCTCCTGTTCGCATTGATTTGTGCGTTGGGGGTTGCACTGATCAGCTAA
- a CDS encoding cytochrome c oxidase assembly protein yields the protein MHQHHQFDGHPDVWTLLSPGSLLFALALIALYFVVIGPWRHRFEGGEEVAGKQKFGFVSAMVVYYIASGPIYAYSHNLFSFHMIWMSLIYLAMPPLILYGTPAWVWRPLWKNAKVTRVLRFFTHPLIAIALFNGLLSVYHLPVLFDTIMTNALLMGVSHVILMITAFFMWWPVMCPIPELDRLNPLQKMAYIFADGVLLTPACAIIAFSHVMLYDFYQGAPQVFMSLTAHNDQSLGGVAMKIVQEIVYGIVLGYNFFAWVRQQKEQDRLDQEEDENEREAAPEGTVSYNHI from the coding sequence ATGCATCAGCACCATCAGTTTGACGGACATCCTGATGTTTGGACTTTGTTGAGTCCGGGCTCTTTGCTTTTTGCTTTGGCTCTGATTGCACTGTACTTCGTGGTGATCGGACCCTGGAGACACCGTTTTGAAGGCGGGGAAGAGGTGGCTGGCAAACAGAAATTTGGCTTTGTCAGTGCAATGGTTGTGTACTATATCGCCTCCGGGCCCATTTATGCATACAGCCATAACCTTTTCAGCTTTCATATGATATGGATGTCACTGATTTATCTTGCCATGCCTCCCTTGATCCTGTACGGGACACCGGCTTGGGTATGGCGCCCTTTATGGAAAAATGCCAAGGTTACCCGTGTACTTCGCTTTTTTACGCATCCTTTGATAGCCATCGCCTTGTTTAACGGACTGCTTTCGGTGTATCACTTGCCGGTTTTGTTTGACACGATTATGACAAATGCGTTATTGATGGGGGTTTCCCATGTTATTTTGATGATCACTGCCTTTTTTATGTGGTGGCCGGTAATGTGCCCGATTCCGGAATTGGATCGACTAAACCCATTGCAGAAGATGGCTTATATTTTTGCTGATGGAGTTTTATTGACTCCGGCTTGTGCCATCATCGCTTTTTCCCATGTCATGCTGTATGATTTTTATCAAGGGGCACCCCAGGTATTTATGTCATTAACAGCTCACAATGATCAATCCCTGGGTGGAGTGGCGATGAAAATCGTCCAGGAAATTGTTTATGGAATCGTACTGGGCTACAATTTCTTCGCCTGGGTAAGGCAACAAAAAGAACAGGATCGTTTGGATCAGGAAGAGGATGAAAACGAACGGGAGGCTGCTCCTGAGGGTACTGTCTCCTATAATCACATCTGA
- a CDS encoding sulfite exporter TauE/SafE family protein produces MQRLVILAFIGFVAQLIDGALGMAYGVTSTSLLLLYGLAPAVASASVHMAEIVTTAASGISHWKFGNVDRSIVIKMIIPGSIGAFVGAVFLSSIPGELIKPYISGFLFLLGFYVLFRFLFLSNKKVLLKRKPGKWVAPLGLVAGFADSTGGGGWGPLTTPILIAHRGMEPRKVIGSVDTSEFAIAVSATLGFLLSLGISDISWSWVLALMIGGIIAAPIAAWFVKVVPSYLLGVLVGGLIITTNATTLLRSLSVPSSYHFGIFLVLSVIWIGSLTVAVWKRKQEKDKQK; encoded by the coding sequence ATGCAAAGATTGGTGATACTTGCCTTTATCGGGTTTGTGGCGCAGTTGATTGACGGTGCTTTGGGAATGGCCTATGGAGTAACCTCCACCTCATTGCTTTTGCTTTACGGACTTGCACCTGCAGTCGCTTCCGCTTCTGTTCACATGGCGGAGATTGTGACGACTGCCGCTTCCGGAATATCCCATTGGAAGTTTGGCAATGTGGATCGTTCAATTGTCATAAAAATGATCATACCCGGTTCTATTGGGGCTTTTGTAGGTGCAGTATTTTTAAGCAGTATACCGGGAGAGTTGATTAAGCCCTATATTTCCGGATTTTTGTTTTTGCTCGGTTTCTATGTTTTATTCCGTTTCTTGTTTCTTTCAAATAAAAAAGTCCTCTTAAAAAGAAAACCGGGAAAATGGGTTGCCCCTTTGGGTCTTGTTGCCGGGTTTGCTGATTCAACAGGTGGAGGAGGGTGGGGACCGCTGACCACTCCGATTCTGATCGCTCATCGGGGGATGGAACCCCGAAAAGTAATCGGATCTGTGGATACCAGTGAGTTTGCCATCGCTGTTTCGGCTACTCTTGGATTTCTGTTGTCTTTGGGGATATCCGATATTAGCTGGAGTTGGGTGCTGGCATTGATGATCGGTGGAATCATTGCAGCGCCGATCGCCGCATGGTTTGTCAAAGTGGTTCCATCTTATTTGCTGGGAGTTTTGGTGGGAGGACTGATCATCACAACCAATGCCACCACTTTACTGAGGAGTCTCTCTGTTCCTTCTTCATACCATTTCGGCATCTTCCTCGTACTGTCTGTCATATGGATCGGTTCCTTGACAGTGGCTGTTTGGAAACGAAAACAGGAGAAAGATAAACAAAAGTAA